One segment of Gopherus flavomarginatus isolate rGopFla2 chromosome 8, rGopFla2.mat.asm, whole genome shotgun sequence DNA contains the following:
- the SHROOM4 gene encoding protein Shroom4, giving the protein MEPPEERTESRLVSFQYVHVQLQGGAPWGFTLKGGLEHGEPLIVSKVEDGGKAALSRKMRPGDELVNINGTPLYGSRQEALVLIKGSYRTLKMIVRRRNVPVIRPHSWHLAKLSEVRTEAATMHCPSDAFSLSWHSGCDSSDLSLQWAQLSRHCSTEKSSSIGSMESLDPPGQTYYEGSLSPVDQSMYQNKRDSAYSSFSASSNASDYALSLRPEETSSTDSILQGLGPSRAHEGRYLQTGSEGADVSHQLCGHLAPNSRPSSCPHESNLSGSAKSGAPPQPPVRRDSLRASNSQPAGTERRRASAPADALHLPGRWTSDTSLCLRDKEPEGVGGHPKEHLSADQYYMLSSHLDRRQPSMEPLLGESTDHPQGAAQGKCQDNGAYEGQPGANIDPPQSPRKGHRHSAPEQLLASQLRSLNVAMGSSHWDTQLQDRHQWTVNPLHLEQPGLSQQTEDAKEQPCTDPAAGTDRADDHATQAQHSPGQAQDSCHSQGPYRCYPELERSCSTPSESAMPPQPASVTPACSSKALVEEGKESGQSRPSARKSGPSHQRSAQLRRRSERFATNLRNEIQRRKAQLQKSKGSVALLCGEEPVEETDEPCESHPSPSAPPEGRLPSSGDRSSVGMAQARAKCLSPTPGTAPAGEHGRNPGHPANRSAPTPQPARKGPSTRAPDREKQRAPGTGGRWRWSPEHKLQRALSPGEAYAKGSEAPASSLRLAEDAVLLPFADRRKFFEETSRCVAHLPARHSNSPSFRPKAAESHAFQPLGTECRELRRCSVDQSYPPLSPGRQNLPTYAECCLEPPVCYAGLPRHGEFEYLRPFARACAGTAPVLREPCLYCSGDMCPALLQRNMQPSHHGYRCHPHPWVPRCSDCCCSVPHKALEETEPWPGRKAFLPEFPLEEWEPGVINRKGSQSVSELAHYEIGFQKEGSCRPCLESSEQTWPPCYRAASSLDLSWDCERRVPESPSEPLHRPLRGRAFSESHLNMEPPSTRGQEMRDALLAKLDEMHPMPPCPARKKGPPPPRPPPPNWEKYRTRRASHHHLYPLEPTGPGSALFAVPLGQPHYQGGGSVETARQRSQSLPLDKLPGDSVKPVAISQPQMPGTLPQESLDTGHLPEQGNNHHYYCHVSPREPLALDMATRNAPRPDGLSEVGVKETPRWDKGRSVKDEQYQVISWGQERQRPSPPCLAPEEVESAQEIAEVESCRLGRQPPCRMTSEELMRDVAGRDRSLAGVLSPASSMVTAAEVMGELFSVGDHHSWKDHYQQDWRLEKQSEAGAQEREEFQPISSPLGGAVSPTSYSAYYNTSAGKAELLNKMKELPEGTSEEEEVDHELAQKKAQLIESISRKLAVLQEAQRGLQEDINANAALGEEVECQVKGVCKPNEFDKFRLFIGDLDKVVNLLLSLSGRLARVENALNSLDHEATKDEKLALLEKKRQLTEQLEDAKDLKEHVDRRERAVFGTISRSLPAEQLQDYQHFVKMKSALIIEQRELEEKIKLGEEQLRCLRESLLLGPRDY; this is encoded by the exons GTTGAAGATGGGGGTAAGGCAGCCCTGTCCCGCAAGATGCGGCCTGGGGACGAGCTGGTGAACATCAATGGCACCCCGCTGTACGGCTCCCGGCAGGAGGCGCTCGTCCTCATCAAAGGCTCCTACCGCACACTGAAGATGATTGTCAGGAG GAGGAACGTGCCCGTCATCAGGCCCCACTCCTGGCACCTGGCCAAGCTCTCCGAGGTCCGGACCGAGGCTGCCACCATGCACTGTCCCTCTGATGCCTTCAGCTTGTCCTGGCACTCAGGATGTGACTCCAG TGACCTGTCCCTGCAGTGGGCCCAGCTGTCTCGCCATTGCAGCACGGAGAAAAGCAGCTCCATCGGAAGCATGGAGAGCCTGGACCCACCCGGCCAGACATACTATGAGGGCAGCCTCTCGCCTGTGGACCAGAGCATGTACCAGAACAAGCGGGACTCTGCCTATAGCTCCTTCTCGGCCAGCTCCAATGCCTCAGACTATGCCCTGTCCCTGCGCCCTGAAGAGACCTCCTCCACAGACTCTATcctccagggcctgggccccagcCGAGCCCATGAGGGGCGCTACCTGCAGACGGGTAGCGAGGGGGCAGATGTCTCCCACCAGCTGTGTGGACACTTGGCACCCAACTCCAGGCCCTCCTCATGCCCCCACGAAAGCAACCTGTCGGGCTCCGCCAAATCAGGcgcccctccccagcctcccGTTAGGAGGGACAGCCTCCGGGCCTCCAACTCCCAGCCAGCTGGCACCGAGCGACGCCGGGCCTCTGCCCCCGCTGATGCTCTGCACCTCCCAGGCCGATGGACCTCAGACACCTCGCTGTGCCTGCGAGACAAGGAGCCTGAGGGGGTGGGAGGCCACCCGAAGGAGCACCTGTCTGCCGACCAGTACTATATGCTGAGCTCCCACCTGGACAGACGTCAGCCCAGCATGGAGCCGCTGTTAGGGGAGAGCACAGACCATCctcagggggctgcccaggggaagTGCCAGGATAACGGTGCCTACGAAGGACAGCCAGGTGCCAACATTGACCCGCCCCAGTCTCCTCGGAAGGGGCACCGGCACAGTGCCCCTGAGCAGCTGCTTGCATCCCAGCTGCGCTCCCTGAATGTAGCCATGGGCAGCAGTCACTGGGACACCCAGCTGCAGGACAGGCATCAATGGACTGTGAACCCGCTGCACTTGGAGCAGCCAGGACTCAGCCAGCAGACAGAGGATGCCAAAGAGCAGCCGTGCACGGATCCAGCCGCGGGCACAGACCGTGCTGATGACCACGCCACACAAGCACAGCACtcccctggccaggcccaggaCTCCTGCCATAGCCAGGGGCCGTACAGGTGttacccagagctggagagatcCTGTAGCACCCCCAGCGAGTCAGCCATGCCACCACAGCCTGCCAGCGTGACCCCCGCATGCAGCTCCAAggcactggtggaggaggggaaggagtccGGGCAGAGCAGGCCCAGTGCCAGGAAATCGGGCCCTTCCCATCAGCGATCAGCCCAGCTGCGGCGCCGGAGTGAGCGCTTCGCTACCAACCTGCGCAATGAGATCCAGAGGAGGAAGGCCCAGCTGCAGAAGAGCAAGGGCTCTGTGGCTCTGCTGTGTGGGGAAGAGCCAGTAGAGGAGACGGACGAGCCATGCGAGAGCCACCCCAGTCCCTCAGCCCCGCCAGAGGGCAGGCTGCCTAGCTCAGGGGACAGGAGCTCTGTCGGCATGGCACAAGCCAGAGCCAAGTGCCTGAGTCCCACACCGGGCACGGCGCCTGCTGGGGAACATGGCAGGAACCCCGGCCACCCAGCCAACAggagtgcccccaccccccagcctgcacgGAAAGGCCCCAGCACCCGTGCCCCTGACAGGGAGAAGCAAAGGGCTCCGGGGACTGGGGGCCGGTGGCGGTGGTCTCCAGAGCACAAGCTGCAGcgggccctgagccctggggaGGCGTACGCCAAGGGGTCAGAGGCGCCTGCCTCCTCGCTGCGCCTGGCAGAGGATGCCGTCCTGCTACCTTTTGCTGACCGCAGAAAGTTCTTTGAGGAGACCAGCAGATGCGTGGCGCATCTCCCGGCCCGGCACAGCAATTCCCCCAGCTTTCGGCCAAAGGCAGCCGAGTCGCATGCCTTTCAGCCACTGGGCACTGAATGTCGGGAGCTGCGGCGCTGTTCCGTGGACCAGTCCTACCCGCCCCTGTCACCGGGGCGGCAGAATCTCCCCACCTATGCcgagtgctgcctggagccgcctGTGTGCTACGCTGGCCTCCCGCGGCATGGCGAGTTCGAGTACCTGCGGCCCTTTGCCCGGGCCTGTGCCGGGACAGCCCCGGTGCTCCGCGAGCCCTGCCTCTACTGCTCTGGTGACATGTGCCCCGCACTGCTGCAGAGGAACATGCAGCCCAGCCACCATGGCTATCGTTGCCACCCCCATCCCTGGGTGCCGCGGTGTtccgactgctgctgctctgttcccCACAAGGCCCTGGAGGAGACAGAGCCCTGGCCTGGGAGGAAGGCCTTCTTGCCG GAATTTCCTCTGGAGGAGTGGGAGCCTGGGGTGATAAAcaggaagggcagccagtcaGTGAG CGAGCTGGCACACTACGAGATTGGCTTCCAGAAGGAGGGTTCCTGCCGGCCCTGCTTGGAGAGCTCTGAACAGACGTGGCCTCCTTGCTACCGGGCCGCGTCCTCTCTCGATCTCTcttgggactgcgagcggcgtgtGCCAGAGAGCCCCAGCGAGCCACTCCATCGCCCGCTCCGGGGCAGGGCCTTCTCCGAGAGCCACCTCAACATGGAGCCGCCCAGCACCCGGGGCCAGGAGATGAGAGATGCCCTCTTAGCCAAGCTAGATGAGATGCACCCGATGCCTCCGTGTCCGGCCAGAAAGAAAGGGCcgccccctccccggcccccacCCCCTAACTGGGAGAAGTACAGAACTCGCCGGGCCTCCCACCACCACCTTTACCCACTGGAGCCCACCGGGCCCGGCTCAGCATTGTTCGCAGTGCCCCTGGGACAGCCTCACTACCAAGGCGGTGGCAGCGTGGAGACTGCAAGGCAGCGCTCCCAGAGCCTTCCCCTGGACAAGCTCCCTGGGGACTCGGTCAAGCCTGTGGCCATCTCACAGCCTCAAATGCCTGGCACCCTCCCTCAGGAATCCCTGGACACCGGGCACCTGCCAGAGCAGGGGAACAACCATCACTACTACTGCCACGTCTCGCCTCGGGAGCCACTGGCACTGGACATGGCCACCAGGAACGCTCCCAG GCCAGATGGGCTCTCAGAGGTGGGGGTGAAGGAGACGCCACGGTGGGATAAGGGCAGGTCTGTAAAGGATGAACAATACCAAGTGATTAGCTGGGGCCAGGAGCGCCAGCGgcccagccccccctgcctgg cccccgAGGAGGTGGAGTCGGCCCAGGAGATCGCAGAGGTGGAGAGCTGCCGGCTGGGCCGGCAGCCGCCCTGCCGAATGACCTCAGAGGAACTGATGCGAGACGTGGCGGGCAGGGATCGTTCCCTGGCAGGTGTGCTGAGCCCAGCCTCTAGCATGGTGACAGCCGCCGAGGTCATGGGAGAGCTCTTCTCGGTGGGGGACCACCACTCGTGGAAGGACCATTACCAGCAGGACTGGCGGCTGGAGAAGCAGAGTGAGGCTGGGGCTCAGGAAAG GGAGGAGTTCCAGcccatctcctctcccctggGAGGCGCTGTCAGCCCCACCTCCTACTCAGCCTATTACAACACCTCGGCGGGCAAAGCTGAGCTGCTCAACAAGATGAAGGAGCTGCCGGAGGGGACCtcagaagaggaagaggtggATCACGAGCTAGCACAGAAGAAG GCGCAGCTCATCGAGAGCATCAGCAGGAAGCTGGCGGTGCTGCAGGAGGCACAGCGGGGCCTCCAGGAGGACATCAACGCCAACGCagcactgggggaggaggtggagtgccAGGTGAAGGGCGTCTGCAAACCCAATGAATTTGACAAGTTCCGTCTCTTCATCGGAGACCTGGACAAGGTGGTAAATCTGCTGCTGTCACTCTCGGGGCGGCTGGCCCGGGTGGAGAATGCCCTCAACAGCCTGGACCATGAGGCCACCAAGGATGAGAAG CTGGCGCTGCTGGAGAAGAAGCGTCAGCTGACAGAGCAGTTGGAGGATGCCAAGGATCTgaaggagcatgtggatcggcgAGAGAGGGCCGTGTTCGGCACCATCTCACGCTCCCTGCCAGCCGAGCAGCTCCAGGACTACCAGCACTTTGTCAAGATGAAGTCGGCCCTCATCATCGAGCAGcgggagctggaggagaagatCAAGCTGGGGGAGGAGCAGCTCAGGTGTCTCAGGGAGAGCCTCCTGCTTGGGCCCAGAGATTATTAG